In the Chryseobacterium sp. MYb264 genome, one interval contains:
- a CDS encoding mechanosensitive ion channel family protein, with the protein MEKESLRYVDVVYRVLESWYMKFAELTPKLIVGILVFSFFLVTSKYLSKISVKIFHKLFPKSQKESSLVTLIGVFRFIIMIMGTFISLEIMGFSGFLWKFIGSLGVAGVIAGVALKDLVSSIFSGMLIGIDKAFKVGDYISIGANSGTVSEIGFLTTKIITDDGRKVYIPNQVIFNAPFSNITASPQRRIILNFEIPADEDISIAQKGMMEVLKNLKDIDRSDSAEVIFTDLKQGIFTLQAKFWMKVGANITHFKSEAYLKIKERLDADGIQLITPTSISITGVDNGNISNQS; encoded by the coding sequence AGTTTAAGGTATGTAGATGTGGTTTACAGAGTGCTGGAAAGCTGGTATATGAAATTTGCGGAGCTTACGCCCAAATTAATTGTAGGAATTCTTGTTTTTTCTTTCTTCTTAGTTACCAGTAAGTACCTCAGTAAAATTTCAGTAAAAATATTTCACAAACTGTTTCCTAAAAGCCAGAAGGAAAGTTCACTGGTCACCCTGATTGGTGTTTTCAGGTTCATTATTATGATCATGGGGACTTTTATTTCTCTGGAAATTATGGGATTCAGCGGTTTTCTATGGAAATTCATTGGGAGTCTGGGAGTTGCCGGGGTGATTGCCGGGGTAGCTTTGAAAGATCTGGTATCCAGCATTTTTTCGGGAATGCTTATCGGTATCGATAAAGCTTTTAAAGTAGGAGACTATATCAGTATTGGCGCCAACTCTGGAACGGTTTCGGAAATTGGCTTTCTGACCACAAAAATTATTACGGATGATGGTAGAAAGGTTTATATTCCGAATCAGGTCATTTTTAACGCACCCTTTTCCAATATTACCGCTTCACCACAACGCCGAATTATTTTAAATTTTGAAATTCCTGCTGATGAAGATATTTCCATAGCTCAGAAAGGCATGATGGAAGTACTTAAAAATTTAAAAGATATTGACCGTTCGGACAGTGCGGAGGTAATCTTCACAGATTTAAAACAGGGTATATTTACGCTTCAGGCTAAATTCTGGATGAAAGTTGGCGCCAACATCACCCACTTTAAAAGTGAGGCTTATTTAAAAATAAAGGAAAGACTGGATGCGGATGGCATACAGTTGATAACACCAACGAGCATCAGCATTACAGGTGTCGATAATGGAAACATCTCAAACCAGAGTTAA
- a CDS encoding DMT family transporter — protein sequence MNIKTKGYISALISSVSYGLIPLFILPLKTIGFPMNITLFYRFFLSAIFILPLLIYKKESLRISGKETLTLFILGVFFALMSEFLFMGYDYLTPGIASTIFFVYPVVVALIVFFVFKEAITKLTVLSLFITIFGVFILSVKDSVFDINILGLGIATLSAVFYALYIVTVNKVKIRGSSLKITFYSMLFSSFYYLVKAQVMGDSLLIPELDIFCNLSLFALVTTVLSILTLVYAIKMIGSTPTSIMGALEPIVAVAVSVLFFGEDFRVNLAVGVSLITFGVLLSIVSEKKKGQQIEKSNNGKISQ from the coding sequence ATGAATATAAAAACAAAAGGCTACATTTCGGCTCTTATTTCTTCAGTTTCCTATGGCTTGATTCCTTTGTTTATCCTGCCTCTGAAAACCATTGGGTTTCCCATGAATATCACCTTGTTTTACAGGTTTTTTCTTTCTGCAATATTCATTCTTCCCTTGCTGATCTACAAAAAAGAGTCGCTGAGAATTTCCGGAAAAGAAACCCTGACTTTGTTTATTTTGGGAGTTTTTTTTGCACTGATGTCAGAATTTCTTTTTATGGGTTACGACTACCTCACACCGGGAATTGCGTCAACGATATTTTTCGTTTATCCGGTAGTGGTGGCTTTGATTGTCTTTTTTGTTTTTAAAGAAGCGATTACGAAGCTCACGGTTTTATCATTATTTATAACGATTTTCGGTGTTTTTATTTTAAGTGTCAAAGATTCGGTTTTTGATATTAATATCCTGGGATTAGGTATTGCAACGTTAAGTGCTGTTTTTTATGCATTGTATATCGTAACGGTAAATAAAGTGAAAATTAGAGGCTCCAGTCTGAAGATTACATTTTATTCTATGTTGTTTTCTTCTTTTTATTATTTGGTGAAAGCACAGGTAATGGGCGATTCATTGCTGATTCCTGAATTAGATATTTTCTGTAACCTTTCCCTTTTTGCACTGGTTACCACGGTTCTTTCGATACTCACTTTAGTGTATGCAATTAAAATGATTGGTTCAACGCCAACCTCTATTATGGGAGCTTTGGAGCCTATCGTGGCTGTGGCTGTGAGTGTGTTGTTTTTCGGTGAAGATTTTAGGGTCAATTTAGCTGTTGGAGTATCTTTAATTACTTTTGGTGTTTTATTGAGTATTGTTTCCGAAAAAAAGAAGGGACAGCAGATAGAGAAAAGTAATAACGGTAAGATTTCACAATAG
- a CDS encoding Crp/Fnr family transcriptional regulator, which produces MEEFRQHIEKLSPLTEEKFNYILSFFKSKKIKRHRFLIQEGDSVHFEYCVVKGCLKASVMSEDGKDRIVRFAMEDWWISDYDAYFKKKNATLTVECLEDCELLVLSFEDRERLCNELPEMEYFFRKKIEAAYAAFQRRLVSLLCNDAKERYEIFLLQYPMLIQRVPKSIIASYLGISRETLSRISKP; this is translated from the coding sequence ATGGAAGAATTTAGACAACATATCGAAAAATTATCGCCTCTCACAGAGGAAAAGTTTAATTATATTCTCTCTTTTTTTAAGTCTAAAAAAATAAAAAGGCATCGGTTTCTAATTCAGGAAGGGGATTCCGTTCATTTTGAATATTGTGTGGTGAAGGGATGTCTGAAGGCTTCTGTGATGTCTGAAGACGGGAAAGACCGTATTGTTCGGTTTGCTATGGAAGATTGGTGGATCAGTGATTACGATGCTTATTTTAAGAAAAAGAATGCCACACTTACCGTTGAATGTCTTGAAGACTGTGAATTGCTGGTGCTTAGTTTTGAAGACCGGGAGAGACTTTGTAATGAATTACCCGAAATGGAATATTTCTTCCGAAAAAAAATTGAAGCAGCCTATGCCGCTTTCCAAAGACGTTTGGTTTCTTTGCTTTGTAATGATGCCAAAGAACGGTATGAAATTTTTCTTCTGCAATATCCGATGCTGATTCAGCGGGTTCCCAAGTCGATCATCGCTTCCTATCTGGGGATTTCCCGAGAGACATTAAGCCGCATTTCAAAGCCTTAA
- the katG gene encoding catalase/peroxidase HPI, whose product MEKDSNDISKCPFHNGTMKKENVAGGGTKNLDWWPDQLRVDILRQHSSLSNPMDEDFNYAEAFKSLDLEAVKKDLHALMTDSQEWWPADFGHYGPLFIRMAWHSAGTYRVGDGRGGAGAGQQRFAPLNSWPDNVSLDKARRLLWPIKQKYGRSISWADLLILTGNIALESMGFKTFGYAGGREDVWEPDQDVYWGMEKTWLGGDIRYAHGSEGVPGHGVLPSDDNADGDIHSRDLEKPLAAVQMGLIYVNPEGPDGNPDPIAAAKDIRDTFGRMAMNDEETVALIAGGHTFGKTHGAGPADHVGKEPEAAGIENQGLGWSSSYKSGKGTDAISSGLEVTWTETPTEWSNYFFKNLFENEWELTKSPAGAHQWVAKNGEEIIPDAFDPAKKHRATMLTTDLSLRFDPIYEKISRKFYENPDAFADAFARAWFKLTHRDMGPKERYLGPDIPQEDLIWQDPIPAVDHELISNSDVEALKSEILNSGLSVSELVATAWASASTFRGSDKRGGANGARIRLAPQRYWAVNNPTQLQKVLGTLENIQKEFNENQTGGKKVSLADLIVIAGSAGVEKSAKDAGYQIIVPFAPGRTDASQEQTDVESMGYLEPAADGFRNYLKRKFAVSTESLLIDKAQLLNLTAPELTVLVGGMRALNINFDGSDRGIFTKRPGVLTNDFFVNLLNMQTQWKSVSADNELYEGTDRSTGEKMWTASRADLVFGSNSELRSIAEVYASSDANEKFVKDFVSAWVKVMNADRFDLK is encoded by the coding sequence ATGGAAAAAGATTCAAATGATATCAGCAAGTGCCCGTTTCACAACGGTACAATGAAAAAAGAAAATGTCGCCGGAGGAGGTACTAAAAACCTGGATTGGTGGCCCGATCAATTAAGAGTTGACATTCTTCGTCAGCATTCTTCGCTTTCAAATCCTATGGATGAAGATTTTAATTATGCAGAAGCATTTAAAAGTCTTGATCTGGAAGCGGTAAAAAAAGATCTTCATGCATTAATGACGGACTCACAGGAGTGGTGGCCGGCGGATTTCGGGCATTACGGTCCTTTATTCATCCGTATGGCCTGGCACAGTGCGGGAACGTATCGTGTAGGCGACGGTAGAGGTGGAGCAGGTGCAGGGCAACAGCGGTTTGCACCATTGAACAGCTGGCCGGATAATGTAAGTCTGGATAAAGCAAGAAGGCTTTTGTGGCCTATCAAACAAAAATACGGCAGGAGCATTTCCTGGGCCGATTTATTGATTCTTACAGGAAATATCGCTTTGGAATCGATGGGATTCAAAACATTTGGATATGCAGGAGGTCGTGAAGATGTTTGGGAACCAGATCAGGATGTGTATTGGGGAATGGAAAAAACGTGGCTGGGAGGAGATATTCGTTATGCTCACGGTTCAGAAGGTGTTCCTGGACACGGGGTACTGCCAAGTGATGACAATGCCGACGGCGATATCCATTCCAGAGATTTGGAAAAGCCATTAGCGGCTGTGCAGATGGGATTGATTTATGTAAATCCGGAAGGTCCTGATGGAAATCCTGATCCCATTGCCGCGGCAAAAGATATCAGAGATACCTTCGGAAGAATGGCTATGAATGATGAAGAAACAGTGGCTTTGATTGCCGGAGGGCATACTTTCGGTAAAACACATGGTGCCGGACCGGCAGATCATGTTGGAAAAGAGCCTGAAGCAGCGGGAATTGAAAATCAGGGATTGGGATGGAGCAGTTCTTATAAATCCGGAAAAGGAACGGATGCCATCTCCAGCGGATTAGAAGTTACATGGACTGAAACTCCGACTGAATGGAGCAATTATTTCTTTAAAAACCTTTTTGAAAATGAATGGGAATTAACGAAAAGCCCTGCAGGAGCTCATCAGTGGGTGGCCAAAAATGGTGAAGAGATTATTCCTGATGCCTTTGACCCTGCTAAAAAGCATAGAGCAACCATGTTGACAACGGATTTATCCTTGAGATTTGATCCGATCTACGAAAAAATTTCTAGAAAGTTTTATGAAAATCCGGATGCCTTCGCAGATGCCTTTGCAAGAGCCTGGTTTAAACTGACGCACAGAGATATGGGGCCAAAAGAACGTTATCTTGGTCCGGATATTCCACAGGAGGATTTGATCTGGCAAGATCCCATCCCGGCAGTTGATCATGAATTAATCAGTAATTCTGATGTGGAAGCTCTTAAATCTGAGATTTTAAATTCAGGATTATCAGTTTCCGAGTTAGTGGCAACGGCATGGGCTTCGGCTTCGACATTCCGTGGAAGCGATAAGCGAGGCGGGGCAAACGGAGCAAGAATCCGGTTGGCTCCTCAAAGATATTGGGCAGTTAATAATCCGACTCAGCTTCAAAAAGTATTAGGAACTTTAGAAAATATTCAGAAAGAATTTAATGAAAATCAGACAGGAGGTAAAAAAGTTTCATTGGCTGATTTAATTGTTATTGCGGGAAGTGCAGGGGTGGAAAAATCGGCAAAGGATGCAGGGTATCAAATTATTGTCCCTTTCGCACCTGGAAGAACAGATGCTTCTCAGGAACAGACTGATGTGGAATCAATGGGGTATCTTGAGCCTGCGGCAGACGGATTTAGAAATTATTTAAAAAGAAAATTTGCTGTTTCTACGGAGTCTTTATTAATTGACAAAGCTCAGTTGCTGAATCTTACTGCTCCGGAATTAACCGTATTAGTGGGGGGAATGAGAGCTTTGAATATAAATTTCGACGGTTCAGATCGTGGTATCTTTACAAAACGGCCAGGAGTTTTAACCAATGATTTCTTCGTAAATCTGTTAAACATGCAAACTCAATGGAAATCTGTTTCAGCAGATAATGAACTGTACGAAGGAACAGATCGTTCTACAGGTGAGAAAATGTGGACAGCGAGCCGTGCAGATTTAGTTTTTGGTTCCAATTCTGAATTGAGATCAATTGCTGAGGTATATGCAAGTTCTGACGCTAATGAAAAATTTGTAAAAGATTTCGTTTCAGCTTGGGTAAAAGTGATGAATGCAGATCGTTTTGATTTAAAATAA
- a CDS encoding thiol-disulfide oxidoreductase DCC family protein gives MQENWQNKHIVFFDGECGVCNFWVQWILERDNEDKFMFASLQSDFGQKFLSERGLETTVFNTMYLWKPNKYYLIKSSAVLQIANLLGGIYKLSKIGKAIPKFFSDKVYDLISRNRMKLANQKCYLPTPHQRGKFIEV, from the coding sequence ATGCAGGAAAACTGGCAAAATAAACATATTGTATTTTTCGACGGAGAATGTGGCGTTTGTAATTTTTGGGTACAATGGATCTTGGAAAGAGATAATGAAGACAAATTTATGTTTGCTTCTTTACAATCTGATTTCGGCCAAAAATTCTTATCTGAAAGAGGATTGGAAACGACTGTTTTTAACACCATGTATCTATGGAAACCTAATAAATATTATCTTATAAAATCAAGTGCAGTACTTCAAATCGCTAATCTACTGGGAGGAATTTACAAGCTTTCTAAAATAGGAAAAGCAATCCCCAAGTTTTTCAGTGATAAAGTATATGATCTGATCTCGAGAAACAGAATGAAACTGGCAAATCAAAAATGTTATCTGCCTACACCTCATCAGCGAGGGAAGTTTATTGAGGTTTGA
- a CDS encoding alpha-amylase, translating into MKKIKVFLPLIGFMLINSCQNSDELMGEKALDSEVHDRIVNVTKHDGRSFSTGTNSSVNGKFVAGPGGGVLMQGFYWDVPDGGNWWNTIKGKVIAWSNAGIGAIWLPPASKAQNGAYSMGYDPTDYYDFGNYNQNGSVETRFGSRTELEALITQAHAENMQVYADIVINHNSGGQSEANPYTGTNTWTNFSGIASGKFPRNYNDFYKNAYGNNDEGAFGGFPDLCHANPYVQDWLWGRDDSVAKYYKNVMKFDGWRFDYVKGFGPWVVNAWNSSVGGFSVGELWDSNVNTLEWWANNANSSVFDFAAYYKMDEAFDNGNLNVLNDDMMWKRNPYKAVTFVANHDTDIIYNKTLAYAYILTHEGYPTIFYRDYEEWLNKDKLNNLIWIHNNKATGNTSILYTDNDEYIARRNGYNGNPGLVVYINNSSDWQEKWVDTNWSNQQIKDFTGNSTWYPTTAADKRVKIQCPPNSYTVWSLNQ; encoded by the coding sequence ATGAAAAAAATAAAAGTATTCCTTCCCTTAATAGGTTTCATGCTTATTAATTCATGTCAGAACAGTGATGAGCTGATGGGTGAAAAAGCTTTAGATTCTGAAGTTCATGACAGAATTGTGAATGTCACCAAACATGATGGGCGGTCATTCAGTACAGGAACCAATTCTTCGGTCAATGGAAAGTTTGTTGCGGGACCAGGAGGTGGTGTTCTGATGCAGGGATTTTACTGGGATGTTCCGGATGGCGGAAACTGGTGGAATACCATAAAAGGAAAAGTGATCGCCTGGTCGAATGCAGGAATCGGGGCCATTTGGTTGCCGCCTGCGTCGAAAGCACAAAACGGAGCGTATTCTATGGGGTATGATCCTACCGATTATTATGACTTCGGAAATTATAATCAGAATGGCAGTGTGGAGACCCGTTTTGGTTCTCGAACGGAACTGGAAGCATTGATCACGCAGGCACACGCTGAAAATATGCAGGTTTACGCCGATATTGTGATTAACCATAACAGTGGCGGGCAATCGGAAGCGAATCCTTACACTGGAACCAATACCTGGACTAATTTCTCAGGCATCGCCTCAGGAAAATTTCCGAGAAATTATAATGATTTTTACAAAAATGCTTACGGAAATAATGATGAAGGCGCTTTCGGTGGTTTCCCGGATCTGTGTCATGCGAATCCTTATGTTCAGGACTGGCTTTGGGGAAGAGATGATTCTGTCGCGAAGTATTATAAAAATGTCATGAAATTCGACGGCTGGCGATTCGATTATGTGAAGGGTTTCGGACCTTGGGTCGTGAATGCGTGGAATTCAAGTGTAGGCGGATTTTCTGTGGGTGAGCTTTGGGATTCTAACGTTAATACGCTGGAGTGGTGGGCGAATAATGCGAATAGTTCAGTGTTTGATTTTGCTGCATATTATAAGATGGATGAAGCGTTTGATAACGGAAATTTAAATGTCTTGAATGACGATATGATGTGGAAAAGAAACCCATATAAAGCGGTGACTTTTGTAGCGAATCATGACACGGATATTATTTACAATAAAACGTTAGCGTATGCTTATATTTTAACCCATGAAGGATATCCTACCATTTTCTATCGCGATTATGAAGAATGGCTGAATAAAGATAAACTGAACAATTTAATATGGATTCACAATAACAAAGCCACAGGAAACACGTCCATTTTGTATACCGATAATGATGAGTATATTGCACGAAGAAACGGCTATAACGGAAATCCGGGATTGGTGGTTTATATCAATAATTCATCAGACTGGCAGGAAAAATGGGTGGATACGAACTGGAGCAATCAGCAGATTAAAGATTTTACAGGAAATTCTACCTGGTATCCTACAACCGCGGCAGATAAACGGGTGAAAATTCAGTGTCCACCAAATTCTTACACGGTTTGGTCTTTGAATCAATAA
- a CDS encoding DUF4290 domain-containing protein: protein MEYNTQKTQLHIPEYGRIIQQLVERCKETSDRNERNEMAAAIIDFMGQRNPQLRDEDNYKHKLWDHLFILADYDLDVDSPYPFPTREQLAERPKTMEYPKLQGDFKFYGKSILQLIEKAIELEQGDEKEALIEVIANNMKKSYNVYNKEHVTDDVIFRHLKELSENRLDLTGIDSLEKSKIYYTSNNNRNNNNNNRNNNNRSNNQNNNNKRRHNNNNHKNRK, encoded by the coding sequence ATGGAATACAATACCCAAAAAACCCAGCTTCATATACCGGAATACGGTAGAATTATACAACAGTTGGTTGAGCGTTGCAAAGAAACTTCTGACAGAAATGAAAGAAACGAAATGGCAGCCGCAATCATTGATTTTATGGGTCAGAGAAACCCTCAGCTTCGTGATGAAGATAATTATAAACATAAACTTTGGGATCATTTATTCATTTTAGCGGATTATGATTTGGATGTAGATTCACCTTATCCTTTCCCTACCAGAGAACAACTGGCAGAGAGACCAAAAACCATGGAATACCCTAAACTACAGGGAGATTTTAAATTTTACGGAAAGAGTATTCTTCAGTTAATAGAAAAAGCAATTGAACTGGAACAAGGCGACGAGAAAGAAGCCCTGATCGAGGTAATTGCGAACAATATGAAGAAATCTTACAACGTATATAATAAAGAACACGTAACGGATGATGTAATTTTCCGTCATTTGAAAGAACTTTCGGAGAACAGGTTGGATTTAACCGGAATTGATTCGCTTGAAAAGAGTAAAATTTACTACACCAGCAACAATAACCGTAATAACAATAATAACAACCGAAATAACAACAACCGAAGCAATAACCAGAACAATAACAACAAAAGAAGACATAACAACAATAATCATAAAAACAGAAAGTAA
- the murA gene encoding UDP-N-acetylglucosamine 1-carboxyvinyltransferase: MSGTFQIRGGKRLHGEITPQGAKNEALQILCAVLLTDQEVRIKNIPDIHDVNRLIEILGDFGVKVTKNGHGDYTFQADKVNFDYIKSSEFKKDGARLRGSIMLMGPMLARYGEAYMPTPGGDKIGRRRLDTHFQGLVELGAEFHYDEEEYFYSLKAKELNGKFILLEEASVTGTANIVMAAVLAKGKTRIYNAACEPYLQQLCKMLNRMGANISGIGSNLLTIEGVEYLHGTEHTMLPDMVEIGSWIGLAAMTKSEITIKNVNWNQLGVIPNTFRKLGIQLEQSNDDIFIPAQENYTIQKFIDGSILTISDAPWPGFTPDLLSIILVVATQAKGSLLVHQKMFESRLFFVDKLIDMGAQIILCDPHRATVIGLNQEAPLRGTTMVSPDIRAGNALLIAALSAEGKSIIHNIEQIDRGYENIDGRLKAIGADIERI; encoded by the coding sequence ATGAGTGGAACATTTCAGATAAGAGGAGGGAAAAGATTGCATGGTGAAATCACTCCACAAGGGGCTAAAAATGAAGCTCTACAAATTCTTTGTGCGGTTTTATTAACTGACCAGGAAGTTAGAATTAAAAACATTCCGGATATTCATGACGTGAACCGACTAATTGAAATCCTGGGAGACTTCGGGGTAAAAGTGACTAAAAACGGACATGGAGATTATACTTTCCAGGCTGATAAAGTTAATTTTGATTATATAAAATCCAGCGAGTTCAAAAAGGACGGCGCGAGATTAAGAGGATCAATCATGTTGATGGGTCCCATGTTGGCAAGATACGGAGAAGCCTATATGCCAACTCCAGGTGGAGACAAAATCGGAAGAAGAAGATTAGACACTCACTTCCAGGGTCTTGTTGAACTGGGTGCCGAATTTCATTATGATGAAGAAGAATATTTCTATTCTTTAAAGGCGAAGGAGCTTAACGGTAAATTCATTTTACTGGAAGAAGCTTCCGTAACAGGAACTGCCAATATCGTAATGGCAGCCGTTTTAGCAAAGGGTAAGACAAGAATTTATAATGCCGCTTGCGAACCTTATCTTCAGCAGCTTTGTAAGATGCTGAACAGAATGGGCGCTAATATTTCGGGAATCGGCTCTAATTTATTAACAATTGAAGGTGTTGAATATCTTCATGGGACTGAGCACACCATGCTTCCTGACATGGTAGAAATAGGATCCTGGATTGGTCTTGCAGCCATGACAAAATCTGAAATCACTATTAAAAATGTAAACTGGAACCAATTGGGCGTTATCCCTAATACATTCAGAAAATTAGGTATTCAGCTTGAGCAAAGTAATGATGATATTTTCATTCCGGCTCAGGAAAATTATACCATCCAGAAATTCATTGACGGTTCGATCTTAACCATTTCGGATGCGCCATGGCCAGGATTTACTCCGGATTTGTTATCAATTATTTTAGTGGTTGCCACTCAGGCGAAAGGAAGTCTTTTAGTTCACCAGAAAATGTTTGAATCAAGATTATTTTTTGTTGATAAATTAATTGACATGGGCGCACAGATTATCCTTTGTGATCCGCACAGAGCAACCGTCATCGGATTGAATCAGGAAGCTCCTTTAAGAGGAACAACGATGGTTTCTCCAGACATCAGAGCGGGTAATGCGCTTCTTATCGCGGCACTTTCTGCAGAAGGAAAATCGATTATCCACAATATCGAGCAGATCGACAGAGGATATGAAAATATCGATGGAAGACTAAAAGCGATTGGTGCTGATATTGAAAGAATATAA
- a CDS encoding DUF2207 domain-containing protein: MKKFLLLFYLLFFALSFAQQHIEDDLNSSDAVSVDYEKERITSFHSDIDVNKNSGLTVTEKINVYSTGNEIKRGIFRTLPLTRNLNNKKQKIQYDIISITKNGEKEDYHTETNGDNFEIYVGNRDVILDTGNYAYEIKYETKNQIGFFNNYDELYWNVNGNAWNFDVDTISAKVNLPAGANILQNSCYTGASGSNSQNCNAKLLSDTSIEWGASKLYPSEGLTIAVGFKKGIMVPPPPPGFLEEYGLLSVFAILLFGLFAYFFRTWQKYGVDPATPTVYPQFNAPDNLSPGSMGYIQHESFKNSFLTAALVNLAVKGYIKIIESASSGILGIFSSKVFTIQKIKEPDQSLPVEEIGLMNSLFTGAKSSIKFDGNYNSKVENAVNSFRSSLSFQHDKLLNEGNNRKKLLLPFFLISIIYVVGLFVSFTVSDDPVFLVVGGVFYVVLLIAFLIFTFAVRKMFWWVFIPLPIFITVGLGGFAALNYGNYENNNFIFCYFFLALAFMFLIIFQYLVKRPSEEKLRKKSLIDGFKMYMGAAENEQLKFHNPPQITPQVFETLLPYAMILGVDDIWGKKFEQIMSRMSTDYNNTWYTGSTLNQYAFASALNSSLTNSIQSTSTQPSSSNSSSSSSGSGGGGFSGGGGGGGGGGGW, from the coding sequence ATGAAGAAGTTTTTGTTGCTTTTTTACCTTTTATTTTTTGCATTGAGCTTTGCTCAGCAGCATATTGAAGATGATCTAAATTCTTCTGATGCCGTAAGTGTGGATTATGAAAAGGAAAGGATAACTTCTTTTCATTCGGATATAGATGTTAATAAAAATTCAGGGCTTACGGTGACTGAAAAGATTAATGTTTATAGTACCGGAAATGAAATTAAAAGAGGAATTTTCCGCACATTGCCTTTAACCCGAAATCTGAATAATAAGAAGCAAAAGATTCAGTATGACATTATATCCATTACAAAAAATGGTGAAAAAGAAGATTATCATACCGAGACCAACGGAGATAATTTTGAAATATATGTCGGAAACAGAGATGTTATTCTGGATACAGGAAATTATGCATATGAAATAAAATATGAGACGAAAAACCAGATCGGTTTCTTCAATAATTACGATGAATTGTATTGGAATGTCAACGGAAATGCATGGAATTTTGATGTAGACACAATTTCTGCAAAAGTAAATCTTCCGGCGGGCGCCAATATTTTACAGAATTCATGTTATACCGGAGCTTCTGGAAGCAATTCTCAGAATTGTAATGCGAAACTTTTATCGGATACCTCAATAGAGTGGGGGGCTTCAAAATTATATCCTTCGGAAGGGCTGACCATTGCCGTCGGATTCAAAAAAGGAATAATGGTTCCGCCACCACCGCCCGGATTTTTAGAAGAGTACGGACTTTTATCAGTTTTTGCGATTCTATTATTTGGATTGTTTGCTTATTTTTTCAGAACATGGCAAAAATATGGAGTAGATCCTGCGACACCTACTGTTTATCCTCAGTTTAATGCTCCCGATAATCTATCCCCGGGTTCTATGGGATATATTCAGCATGAAAGTTTTAAAAATAGTTTCTTGACTGCGGCTTTGGTTAATCTTGCGGTAAAAGGATATATTAAAATTATCGAAAGCGCAAGTTCTGGGATACTAGGTATTTTCAGCAGTAAAGTTTTTACCATTCAAAAAATAAAAGAGCCTGATCAGAGTTTACCGGTTGAAGAAATTGGTTTGATGAACAGTTTATTTACCGGTGCTAAAAGTTCCATAAAGTTTGATGGAAATTATAATTCTAAGGTGGAAAATGCGGTGAATAGTTTTCGCTCGTCTTTATCTTTTCAGCATGATAAACTTCTGAACGAAGGAAACAACAGGAAGAAACTGTTACTACCATTTTTCCTGATCTCCATCATTTATGTTGTGGGATTGTTTGTGAGTTTTACAGTGTCTGATGATCCTGTATTTTTGGTAGTGGGAGGAGTGTTTTATGTGGTTTTACTGATTGCATTTCTTATCTTCACTTTTGCTGTCAGAAAAATGTTCTGGTGGGTATTTATTCCTTTACCGATTTTTATCACGGTAGGATTAGGTGGATTTGCTGCCTTAAACTACGGTAATTACGAGAACAATAATTTCATTTTCTGTTATTTTTTTCTCGCTTTAGCTTTTATGTTTTTAATTATATTTCAATATTTGGTTAAAAGACCCAGTGAAGAAAAGTTGAGAAAAAAATCTTTGATTGACGGATTTAAAATGTACATGGGCGCTGCTGAAAATGAACAGTTGAAATTTCACAATCCTCCTCAGATCACGCCACAGGTTTTTGAAACCTTATTGCCTTATGCGATGATTTTGGGGGTTGATGATATTTGGGGAAAGAAATTTGAGCAGATCATGAGCCGAATGTCTACAGACTACAATAATACGTGGTATACAGGCTCTACTTTAAATCAATATGCTTTTGCAAGTGCGCTGAACTCTAGTCTTACAAACTCTATTCAGTCTACATCTACACAACCTTCATCTTCCAATTCAAGCAGCAGCAGCTCCGGTTCCGGAGGGGGTGGATTCTCCGGCGGTGGAGGCGGTGGTGGAGGCGGAGGCGGCTGGTAA